Proteins encoded together in one Juglans regia cultivar Chandler chromosome 9, Walnut 2.0, whole genome shotgun sequence window:
- the LOC108997338 gene encoding probable WRKY transcription factor 29, protein MSEFACCMEDWDLQAVVRGCINIEAPTGILGDPKSCFPPMNAVEDGALSFPENSETTTVSDKLEMLYKPFYPVLNPVNSSQTILASSISAPKELKEPDQIKQSIKSPKLRRKNQQKRVVQYVTAAEGFCSDMWAWRKYGQKPIKGSPYPRSYYRCSSSKGCPARKQVERSPLDPGVFIVTYTSEHNHSRPTRRNSLAGSTRSNLTTPRKKTKSSQYSSKVLSPTTPLMASIEDEFVQNASLKKEEQQILVQETDKGNGIFNIDDIVLENELFPSLEDFEELASESAPLSGCFLDSLLENIPVPWFVDRSTATNDGH, encoded by the exons ATGAGTGAATTTGCATGCTGCATGGAGGACTGGGATTTGCAAGCTGTTGTAAGAGGGTGCATAAATATTGAAGCCCCTACGGGTATCCTTGGGGACCCAAAATCTTGTTTTCCTCCTATGAATGCTGTAGAAGATGGTGCTTTAAGCTTTCCTGAAAACAGTGAAACTACAACAGTTTCAGATAAACTGGAAATGCTTTACAAGCCCTTCTATCCTGTCTTGAACCCTGTTAATTCCTCACAAACCATCCTTGCAAGCTCCATATCTGCTCCTAAAGAACTCAAAGAACCAGACCAGATCAAGCAAAGtataaaatcaccaaaattaaGAAG GAAGAATCAGCAGAAAAGGGTGGTGCAATATGTGACAGCAGCCGAGGGATTTTGCTCAGATATGTGGGCATGGCGTAAATACGGTCAGAAACCCATCAAGGGATCGCCATATCCGAGGAGCTACTACAGGTGCAGCAGTTCAAAAGGGTGTCCAGCAAGAAAGCAGGTGGAACGGAGCCCTTTGGACCCGGGAGTTTTCATTGTAACGTACACTTCAGAACATAATCACAGCCGTCCAACTCGCCGAAACTCCCTCGCTGGCAGCACCCGAAGCAACTTAACAACACCCAGAAAGAAAAccaaatcttctcaatattcttcCAAAGTCCTTTCTCCAACAACCCCTTTGATGGCATCCATTGAGGACGAGTTTGTGCAAAATGCGAGCTTGAAGAAAGAGGAACAGCAAATATTGGTGCAAGAAACTGATAAAGGTAATggaatttttaatatagatgATATAGTATTGGAAAACGAACTATTTCCAAGCCTAGAGGATTTTGAGGAACTGGCCTCAGAATCGGCGCCCTTGAGTGGATGCTTTTTGGATTCATTATTGGAAAACATTCCTGTACCTTGGTTCGTTGATCGATCCACAGCCACAAATGATGGTCACTGA
- the LOC108997333 gene encoding DET1- and DDB1-associated protein 1-like, producing MGSMLGDWPSFDPHNFSQLRPADPSIPSRMTPETYHPTHSRTLPPPDQVITTEAKNILLRHIYQRAEEKDLRLKRAATEHLIPEHGCKQPRASSY from the exons ATGGGGTCTATGCTCGGCGACTGGCCGTCATTTGACCCTCACAACTTCAGCCAACTTCGACCGGCCGATCCTTCCATTCCTTCA AGAATGACGCCTGAAACTTATCATCCTACTCACAGCCGCACCCTTCCGCCACCTGATCAAG TGATAACTACTGAAGCCAAAAATATCCTTTTGAGACACATCTATCAGCGTGCTGAAGAGAAGGAT TTGAGACTGAAGAGAGCTGCGACTGAACATCTTATACCCGAGCATGGATGCAAGCAACCGAGGGCATCTTCCTACTGA
- the LOC108997417 gene encoding probable WRKY transcription factor 43, whose product MDELPPPLTQNINVPISYSLPSPPHDLMQTQIASDIDWVSLLSAGPNFKFGNQNPSSTSKPLTATNGAVGLENGSTKHKGRVGRTKKTIPPRIAFHTKSPDDILDDGFRWRKYGQKAVKNSIHPRSYYRCTHHTCYVKKQIQRHSKDASIVVTTYEGIHNHPCEQLMESLSPLLRQLQFLSSF is encoded by the exons ATGGACGAACTCCCCCCTCCACTGACTCAAAACATTAACGTTCCGATCTCCTACTCACTTCCATCGCCTCCACATGATCTAATGCAAACTCAAATAGCTTCAGACATCGACTGGGTTAGCCTCCTCTCAGCTGGTCCCAACTTCAAGTTTGGCAACCAAAATCCCTCATCAACAAGCAAACCCCTAACGGCTACGAATGGAGCTGTAGGCCTTGAAAATGGCAGTACTAAACATAAAGGAAGAGTAGGCAGGACAAAGAAAACCATTCCACCGAGGATTGCCTTCCACACGAAAAGCCCAGATGATATTCTAGACGATGGATTCAGGTGGCGGAAGTACGGGCAGAAAGCTGTGAAGAATAGTATCCACCCCAG GAGCTACTATCGCTGCACGCATCATACATGCTACGTGAAGAAACAAATCCAGCGACATTCAAAAGATGCAAGCATCGTCGTGACAACATATGAGGGCATTCACAACCATCCTTGCGAACAATTGATGGAGAGCCTAAGCCCACTACTGAGGCAATTGCAATTCCTCTCAAGCTTCTAG